The following coding sequences are from one Culex quinquefasciatus strain JHB chromosome 1, VPISU_Cqui_1.0_pri_paternal, whole genome shotgun sequence window:
- the LOC119765558 gene encoding hrp65 protein-like produces the protein MRELDKDCKKTEWEMKEHFVIDSRERLQQQMFDQRMGFQGNNSFNNRNKFFDMMNQGGGGGGGNRNNSFGWEVRDYGHGGRKRQSRFHNHEMEQQQDQQQG, from the coding sequence ATGCGGGAACTGGACAAGGACTGCAAAAAGACCGAGTGGGAGATGAAGGAACACTTCGTCATCGATTCCCGCGAGCGACTTCAGCAGCAAATGTTCGACCAGCGAATGGGCTTTCAAGGCAACAACAGCTTCAATAACCGTAACAAATTCTTCGATATGATGAACCAGggaggtggtggtggcggtggaaATCGTAATAACAGCTTCGGATGGGAGGTTCGCGACTACGGCCACGGAGGACGAAAGAGGCAGTCTCGGTTTCATAACCACGAAATGGAGCAGCAGCAGGACCAACAGCAAGgctag